Proteins from one Setaria italica strain Yugu1 chromosome V, Setaria_italica_v2.0, whole genome shotgun sequence genomic window:
- the LOC101771498 gene encoding fructose-bisphosphate aldolase 3, chloroplastic, with translation MAMATVKLSSPATGLLAGGRTRRSAPARRATVIRAAAGSYSDELVSTAKSVASPGRGILAIDESNATCGKRLASIGLDNTEANRQAYRQLLLTTAGLGEYISGAILFEETLYQSTTDGKKFVDCLKDQNIMPGIKVDKGLVPLPGSNNESWCQGLDGLASRCAEYYKQGARFAKWRTVVSIPCGPSALAVKEAAWGLARYAGIAQDNGLVPIVEPEILLDGDHGIERTLEVAEKVWSEVFFYLAQNNVLFEGILLKPSMVTPGAEHKEKASPEAIAKNTLTMLRRRVPPAVPGIMFLSGGQSEVEATLNLNAMNQSPNPWHVSFSYARALQNSVLKTWQGRPENVEAAQKALLARAKANSQAQLGRYTGEGESDEAKKGMFQKGYTY, from the exons ATGGCGATGGCGACGGTGAAGCTGAGCTCCCCGGCCACAGGCCTGCTCGCTGGCGGCCGCACCCGCCGatccgcgcccgcccgccgcgccacggtgatccgcgccgccgccggctcctacTCCGACGAGCTCGTCTCCACCGCG AAATCTGTTGCTTCCCCTGGGCGTGGTATTCTGGCAATTGATGAGTCGAATGCAACATGCGGGAAGAGATTAGCGTCCATTGGTTTGGACAACACAGAAGCTAACCGCCAGGCTTACAGGCAGCTTTTACTAACAACTGCTGGCCTTGGCGAATATATTTCTGGTGCTATTCTTTTTGAGGAGACTCTTTATCAGTCAACTACGGATGGCAAGAAGTTTGTTGACTGCTTGAAGGATCAGAATATCATGCCTGGCATCAAGGTTGACAAG GGTTTGGTTCCACTGCCTGGATCCAACAATGAATCGTGGTGCCAAGGTCTTGATGGTTTGGCTTCAAGGTGTGCTGAGTACTACAAGCAGGGGGCACGCTTCGCAAAGTG GAGGACTGTTGTTAGCATCCCTTGTGGTCCATCTGCATTAGCAGTCAAGGAAGCAGCTTGGGGACTTGCTCGATATGCTGGTATTGCTCAG GACAATGGGTTAGTGCCTATTGTGGAGCCAGAGATCCTTCTTGATGGAGACCATGGGATTGAGAGAACTCTTGAGGTGGCAGAGAAAGTGTGGTCTGAGGTATTCTTCTACCTGGCCCAAAACAACGTTTTGTTTGAGGGTATCCTCCTGAAGCCCAGCATGGTCACCCCTGGAGCTGAGCACAAGGAGAAGGCTTCTCCAGAAGCCATTGCGAAGAACACGTTAACAATGCTTAGGAGGAGAGTGCCACCTGCTGTTCCTGGAATCATG TTCCTTTCTGGTGGACAGTCCGAGGTTGAGGCAACTCTGAACCTGAACGCGATGAACCAGTCCCCGAACCCATGGCACGTGTCTTTCTCCTACGCCCGGGCTCTCCAGAACTCGGTGTTGAAGACGTGGCAGGGGCGCCCCGAGAACGTGGAGGCGGCACAGAAGGCCCTGCTGGCGCGCGCGAAGGCCAACTCACAGGCGCAGCTCGGTCGCTACACCGGTGAGGGTGAGAGCGATGAGGCCAAGAAAGGCATGTTCCAGAAGGGCTACACCTACTAA
- the LOC101771893 gene encoding DExH-box ATP-dependent RNA helicase DExH3, with translation MLLSSVLRGRVRNFRRPRPLTMPTPLFLSRNPNPSPGATNPHLPSDPRSAAMSTSGVYVPPMRRLRSVIASTNGSLAPPPSAAAQAQQAARTPEWRMDERSPSPPSPPQTRRRDMPPLPRPPQPEHFRQQSAGYARYAYDDFSEDDSDREMDRTSVSSKGASTLDNVDEWKWKLHMLLRNDDEQEIVSRERKDRRDFEQLAQLAERMGLHSRQYSRVVVFSKVPLPNYRSDLDDKRPQREVSIPAGLQREVDALLGDYIARKRTNSGNFPSAAFSRSSSTDSFATDEGFFDQQDNQTSTSAVMERIQRRKSLQLRNQQAAWQESNDGQSMMEFRRSLPAYKEKQTLLEAISQNQVVVVSGETGCGKTTQLPQYILESEIDAARGATCSIICTQPRRISAIAVSERVAAERGEKIGESVGYKVRLEGMRGRDTRLLFCTTGVLLRRLLVDRNLKGVSHVIVDEIHERGMNEDFLLIVLKDLLPRRPELRLILMSATLNAELFSSYFGGAPMIHIPGFTYPVRNHFLEDILEFTGHRLTPYNQIDDYGQEKSWKMQKQGLRKRKSQIASAVEDAVETADLRNYSPRTRDSLSCWNPDSIGFNLIENVLCHICQKERSGAVLVFMTGWDDINALKEQLQANPLLGDPSKVLLLACHGSMASSEQKLIFDKPEPGVRKIVLATNLAETSITINDVVFVVDCGKAKETSYDALNNTPCLLPTWISKASARQRRGRAGRVQPGECYHLYPRCVYDAFADYQLPELLRTPLQSLCLQIKSLRLGSISEFLSRALQSPESLSVQNAIEYLKVIGAFDQNEDLTVLGKHLSMLPVEPKLGKMLIFGAIFNCLDPILTIVSGLSVRDPFLTPFDKKDLAESAKLQFSCRDYSDHLALVRAYEGWREAERDRAGYDYCWKNFLSVQTLKAIDSLRRQFLFLLKDTGLVDENMTVCNKWSRDENLVRAVICAGLYPGVSSVVNKEKSISLKTMEDGQVMLYSSSVNGKEAKIPFPWLVFNEKVKVNSVFLRDSTAVSDSILLLFGGNIKQGGLDGHLKMLGGYLEFFMNRDLASTYLSLKNELENLIHCKLQNPRMDIQTSEELLSAIRLLVSEDPCSGRFVYGRQEQRSKKAKTMLSSSSMNGGGGNGGENAKNQLQTLLTRAGHSNPSYKTKQIKNSLFRSTVEFNGMQFVGQPCANKKLAEKDAAAEALNWLTGDGGGAAADTRDSRNADPMSVLMKPPRRRRHSHRRS, from the exons ATGCTCCTGAGCTCCGTCCTGCGGGGTCGCGTCCGCAACTtccgccggccccgcccccTGACCATGCCcacccctctcttcctctccagaAACCCTAATCCTAGCCCCGGCGCGACTAACCCCCACCTCCCATCGGACCCCCGGTCCGCCGCCATGAGCACCAGCGGAGTCTACGTGCCGCCGATGCGGCGGCTCCGCTCAGTTATCGCGTCCACCAACGGGAGCCTCGCGCCACCTCCATCCGCCGCGGCGCAGGCCCAGCAAGCGGCGCGGACGCCGGAGTGGCGGATGGACGAGCGCTCGCCCAGCCCCCCATCTCCGCCTCAGACGCGGCGGCGCGACATGCCACCCCTCCCGCGGCCACCCCAGCCAGAGCATTTCCGGCAGCAGAGCGCTGGGTATGCTCGCTACGCCTACGATGATTTCTCTGAGGATGATTCGGATCGGGAGATGGACCGTACATCGGTTTCAAGCAAG GGTGCATCCACTTTAGATAATGTTGATGAATGGAAATGGAAACTGCACATGCTTCTCCGTAATGATGATGAACAAGAGATTGTCTCAAGGGAAAGAAAGGATAGGCGAGATTTTGAACAACTTGCCCAACTGGCTGAGCGAATGGGTTTGCACAG CCGTCAGTATTCTAGAGTTGTTGTTTTCAGTAAGGTTCCACTGCCTAATTATAGATCAGATCTTGATGACAAAAGACCTCAAAGAGAG GTATCTATACCTGCTGGTTTGCAAAGAGAAGTTGATGCTTTGCTTGGAGACTACATTGCACGAAAGAGAACAAACAGTGGGAACTTCCCTAGTGCTGCCTTCTCAAGGTCAAGCAGCACAGACAGTTTTGCAACTGATGAAGGCTTCTTTGATCAACAAGATAATCAAACTTCCACTAGTGCTGTGATGGAGAGAATCCAAAGAAGGAAAAGCCTACAGTTGCGGAACCAGCAGGCTGCTTGGCAG GAATCGAATGATGGTCAAAGCATGATGGAGTTTCGTCGCAGTCTTCCTGCTTATAAAGAAAAGCAAACTTTATTGGAAGCTATATCACAGAATCAG GTTGTTGTAGTTTCAGGTGAGACTGGCTGCGGTAAGACTACACAACTACCGCAGTACATTTTAGAATCTGAAATCGATGCTGCTCGTGGTGCTACATGTAGTATTATTTGCACTCAACCAAGAAGAATATCAGCAATTGCTGTGTCTGAAAGAGTTGCTGCTGAAAGGGGCGAGAAAATTGGTGAATCG GTTGGCTACAAAGTTCGACTGGAAGGCATGAGAGGAAGGGATACACGTCTTCTTTTCTGCACCACTGGAGTCCTATTGCGGAGATTGCTGGTGGACAGAAACTTGAAAGGTGTTAGCCATGTTATTGTTGATGAAATCCATGAGAGGGGCATGAACGAAG ATTTTCTTCTTATTGTCTTAAAGGACCTTCTTCCACGCCGTCCTGAGCTAAGGCTTATATTGATGAGCGCAACCCTTAATGCTGAGCTCTTCTCCTCGTACTTTGGTGGAGCACCCATGATACATATACCT GGATTTACATATCCTGTTCGGAATCATTTCCTGGAAGACATTCTTGAATTCACTGGACATCGATTGACTCCTTACAATCAAATTGATGACTATGGCCAAGAAAAAAGTTGGAAGATGCAAAAACAAGGTCTACGAAAGAGGAAGAGCCAAATCGCTTCTGCTGTGGAA GATGCGGTTGAAACTGCTGATTTGAGGAACTACAGTCCGCGAACTCGTGATTCTCTATCATGTTGGAATCCTGATTCAATCGGTTTTAATTTAATAGAAAATGTCTTATGCCATATTTGTCAAAAGGAACGATCCGGTGCTGTTCTTGTATTTATGACTGGGTGGGATGACATTAATGCACTAAAAGAGCAGCTGCAAGCAAATCCATTACTTGGAGATCCAAGCAAAGTTTTGCTGCTCGCTTGTCATGGCTCTATGGCCAGTTCAGAGCAG AAATTAATATTTGATAAGCCTGAGCCTGGAGTAAGGAAAATAGTTCTTGCCACCAATTTGGCTGAAACTAGTATTACTATCAACGATGTAGTTTTTGTTGTTGACTGTGGCAAAGCAAAAGAGACATCTTACGATGCACTGAATAATACTCCCTGTTTGCTTCCGACATGGATATCCAAGGCTTCTGCCAGACAA AGACGAGGACGAGCTGGCCGAGTCCAACCAGGGGAGTGCTACCATCTTTATCCAcgatgtgtatatgatgcatTTGCTGACTACCAGTTACCAGAACTTCTACGAACTCCTCTCCAGTCCCTGTGTTTACAAATAAAAAGCTTGAGGCTGGGAAGTATATCAGAATTTTTATCCAGAGCTTTGCAATCACCAGAATCTCTATCA GTACAAAATGCCATTGAATATCTTAAAGTCATTGGAGCATTTGATCAGAATGAAGACTTGACGGTTCTTG GAAAGCACTTGTCTATGCTTCCAGTTGAGCCTAAGTTAGGCAAGATGCTTATTTTTGGGGCTATTTTTAATTGTCTGGACCCAATATTAACAATAGTTTCTGGACTTAGTGTTAGAGACCCTTTCTTGACTCCCTTTGACAAGAAAGAT CTGGCTGAGTCAGCTAAACTACAGTTTTCATGCCGGGACTACAGTGATCATCTTGCACTTGTTCGTGCATACGAAGGATGGAGGGAGGCTGAACGAGATCGTGCTGGCTATGACTACTGCTGGAAAAATTTTCTTTCGGTGCAAACCTTGAAAGCAATAGATTCCCTTCGGCGTCAGTTCCTCTTTCTTCTGAAGGATACTGGTTTGGTTGATGAAAACATGACTGTGTGCAATAAATGGAGCCGTGATGAAAATCTAGTTCGAGCAGTAATTTGTGCAGGGCTATATCCTGGTGTTTCCTCTGTTGTG AACAAGGAGAAATCAATTTCCCTCAAGACAATGGAGGACGGACAGGTTATGCTTTATTCG AGTTCGGTTAATGGTAAAGAAGCCAAGATTCCATTCCCCTGGCTAGTTTTCAATGAGAAGGTGAAGGTGAATTCTGTTTTCCTCCGGGATTCAACTGCTGTATCTGATTCTATACTGTTGCTATTCGGAGGCAACATAAAACAAGGGGGCTTG GATGGCCACTTAAAAATGCTTGGAGGTTATCTGGAATTCTTCATGAATCGTGATCTTGCATCAACTTATTTGAGTCTAAAGAATGAGCTCGAGAATTTAATCCATTGCAAG CTCCAAAACCCAAGGATGGACATCCAAACGAGTGAAGAATTGCTATCAGCCATCCGTTTGCTGGTCAGTGAGGACCCATGCAGCGGCCGGTTTGTTTACGGCCGACAGGAGCAAAGATCAAAGAAAGCAAAGACGATGCTCTCATCATCCTCCATGAACGGCGGAGGTGGCAATGGTGGTGAGAACGCCAAGAACCAGCTCCAGACCCTCCTGACCCGGGCCGGGCACAGCAACCCGTCCTACAAGACAAAGCAGATCAAGAACAGCCTCTTCAGGTCCACTGTCGAGTTCAATGGCATGCAGTTCGTCGGGCAGCCGTGTGCGAACAAGAAGCTCGCGGAGAAGGATGCTGCCGCGGAGGCCCTGAACTGGCTGACAGGagatggtggaggtgcggctGCTGACACGAGAGACTCCCGAAATGCGGATCCCATGTCCGTGCTGATGAAACCGCCGCGCAGGCGGCGGCATAGCCATAGGAGGAGCTGA